One region of Bubalus kerabau isolate K-KA32 ecotype Philippines breed swamp buffalo chromosome 6, PCC_UOA_SB_1v2, whole genome shotgun sequence genomic DNA includes:
- the LOC129656397 gene encoding translation initiation factor IF-2-like, which translates to MEARRLPRGFHGVMVSTLDSESSDPSSNLGPAFRLPRPSAAWFTRTRRTDVGPTRGILTGPGRLCPSLAMRARPLLCPPSPGQGRSGPASAAPSSGPLGLWSERQRLNPRSPAPRGAFAPHALSLSHGRRARLLRGRRGDELLGVRTPGRAPFVLPRLCSTEKTPHDVHRLQPTARPGLGRTKVRQAAERAGSQHVAGGRTGAGGGRRFAQRGPAGRLAGPDGVGGGRRGLGRGVGWREARVLVTSRTGRVVCRYPSAGAAGPSSGAETRYGLPWRGRELRSFCLKVWNPGPESCHPGWSATSQALPGTIYSQAQPCSYKACGAKAPRGAGLRGFSLCLSLQRPRGPDEGAALAGPLRPWPGLGGQRRGRALMASDGQSRPGPVRMPRVGPTSVRRVRVNHAAEGRGSRKAGPIRGVKSVLLLTRQKGPTEI; encoded by the exons ATGGAGGCCAGGCGGCTCCCGAGGGGGTTCCATGGTGTAATGGTGAGCACTCTGGACTCTGAATCCAGCGATCCGAGTTCAAATCTCG GACCCGCCTTCCGGCTCCCGCGACCCTCAGCGGCGTGGTTCACACGGACACGGCGGACAGATGTGGGACCGACCCGGGGCATCCTCACTGGACCCGGGCGGCTCTGCCCATCGCTGGCCATGAGAGCCCggcccctcctctgccctccaagcCCCGGCCAGGGGCGCAGCGGCCCAGCCAGTGCCGCCCCCTCGTCGGGTCCCCTGGGTCTCTGGAGTGAAAGGCAGAGGCTGAACCCACGGAGTCCTGCCCCGCGAGGGGCCTTCGCACCGCACGCCTT GTCCCTGAGCCACGGCCGCCGGGCCAGGCTGCTCCGGGGCCGAAGGGGAGACGAGCTGCTTGGAGTCCGCACCCCCGGCCGGGCCCCCTTCGTCCTGCCGAGACTCTGCTCCACGGAGAAGACACCCCATGAC gtgcacaggcttcagccgACCGCCAGACCGGGGCTGGGCAGGACAAAAGTTAGGCAGGCAGCCGAGCGCGCCGGGTCCCAACACGTAGCGGGTGGGAGAACAGGAGCGGGGGGCGGACGTCGCTTCGCCCAGAGGGGGCCCGCCGGCCGGTTGGCCGGGCCGGACGGcgtgggaggagggaggcggggacTAGGGCGGGGCGTGGGCTGGAGGGAAGCGCGGGTTCTCGTGACGTCACGGACGGGGCGTGTCGTATGTAGATATCCGAGCGCAGGGGCTGCTGGGCCGTCGTCTGGTGCTGAAACACGATACGGTCTCCCGTGGCGTGGGAGAGAACTGAGGAGTTTCTGCTTGAAA gtctgGAACCCTGGACCCGAAAGCTGCCATCCTGGCTGGTCAGCGACATCGCAGGCCCTCCCCGGCACCATTTACTCACAGGCACAGCCGTGCAGTTACAAGGCGTGCGGTGCGAAGGCCCCTCGCGGGGCAGGACTCCGTGGGTTCAGCCTCTGCCTTTCACTCCAGAGACCCAGGGGACCCGACGAGGGGGCGGCACTGGCTGGGCCGCTGCGCCCCTGGCCGGGgcttggagggcagaggaggggccGGGCTCTCATGGCCAGCGATGGGCAGAGCCGCCCGGGTCCAGTGAGGATGCCCCGGGTCGGTCCCACATCTGTCCGCCGTGTCCGTGTGAACCACGCCGCTGAGGGTCGCGGGAGCCGGAAGGCGGGTCCTATTAGGGGAGTAAAAAGTGTTCTTCTTCTAACTAGGCAGAAAGGTCCCACCGAGATTTGA